Within Campylobacter corcagiensis, the genomic segment TTGTTTATAGTCCAAAAGAGGGTGAAGAAGAACGAATAAAGGTAAGTGATAATACATTTGAGAAAGCTGATTATCGCTTAATATCAAAAGAAGATAAAATAGCTGACCTTTTAGAATTATTGCAATACAATACTTTTGATAGAACAAATATGGAAATGTTAAAATCAGATTTAGATAGATTATTTAGCCTTGATGATAATACTATGCTTTTCTCATCTCTTAGTTCAAATTATTTTATACCGTTAGAAACTGATGAAAACGGAAAACTCACACAAGAAAGAAACCCTAATGCTTTTAATATTTTAGAAGATATAAGAGAGTATGAAAATGAAAAACAAAATGTATCTTTAGAAGATAATTTAGAAAACATCAAAAATCTAAGCAACGATTTCAATAATATTTTTTCAAATTCAGATGATAATAAGTCTACACAAGAAAATAAAAATTCAAATGTTAAAAAACAAAGATAGGGGCTAAAAATGGAAGAAAAAGACTTTAAAAATTGGTTAATTAGCTTTATAGAAGAAAATCAAATTAATCAAAATAATACTTTTAGTTATAGAAACAAAGACGGAAGTAATAGAAAAATATCAGTAGAACAAATTTTAGATTATGTTGATAATACAGACAATGAAGACATAAAATTAAAATTTAAAGAAAGCTTAGAAAAAGGTAAAGAAGCTGATAATATATTAGGTTATATGTATAATGCTTCTAGGCGTTTTCCTATAGAAGAAAAAGTAGAAGTTAGAGAAAAAGCTGAAGCAAAAACCGATAGTTGGTTTAAAAAAAATGAGAGAATAAAAGAATTAACAACAAAAGCATTTGAAAGACTTGAAGCTCGAATGAAAGATCCTGTAACAGCTAAAGCCGCCGTAAAAACATATAATGAATTTATCTCGCAGTTTAAAAATCTTTATAACTATAGCTTTAATAATAATCAACTTATTTTCGGACAAATGCAAGGTAGAAATATGCCTTATACTGGTGTTATTAAATCAGAAAAAGACTGGAATTCACTCAATGTTGAGGTTGATAAAAATAGTAAGCCTTTAATGATATATGTGCCTTTAAAATCGCCTGTATGGGAAACAGAAACAATAACTGATGAAAATGGAAAACCAAAAGTAATTGTTAAACTTGATGATGACGGCAAAAAAATACAAAAAAAAGATGAAGACGGAAAACCACAATATACAACAAGCTTTAGATTAAGTGGTAAGGTATTTGATGTATCACAAACAGACGCATTTGAAAAAGGCTATAAAAAGGCTATAAATGAAGATATAGACTATATAAAGACTATAGACTATACTAAAAGTAAACTTAACATAATAGCTAATGAAATAAGCTCAGCTATAAATGTAACTATAAATTTTCAGCCGATAAAAGAAGCTCAATTAGGTTATTATACCTATAGTGGTGGAGAACATAAAATTTTTGTAGATAGCTCTTTGTCAGTAGAAAAACAATTATCAGTTCTACTTCACGAGTTGGGTCATAGAATTATACATAAAGTTGATGTAGATAAAAGAGTATATGAAGATAAAGAAACACCTAAATCACTAGGAAGAAAAGAAGCTGAAGCGGAAAGCTTTGCATATGTTGTAGGACAGCAATTTGGAATAGACACACCTTCAGGCGAATATATATTGCCTTATATACAAGGAACGGATATTAAATTAAAAGATATATTTGAAGATGTTTTTAAGGCGGTAAAACATTTTAATGATAGAGTTCAAATGAAGCCTATGATAACTTCTTTTATAAAATATGATAACGATATAGACAATATGAAAAAACTATTAGATGAGTATAAAGAGATAGATAATAGTGCTATAGAAGATATAAAAGAAGAGATGAAGCAAAAAGATAACAAAGAGAACAAACAAAATGATACTAAAAAAACAGAAAATAAAAATAAAAACAGACAAAGATAAAGGATAAAAAATGACAATAAATTTAGATGAAAATCAGATACAAGAAGTAAGAGAAACTTACGAGAAATTAAAAAATATCTATGAAAATAAATCACAAATGGAAATACTAAAAAAAGAGCGTGAAAATACCATTAAAGAGGGTATTGCTAGTATTTGTGATTTGAGAG encodes:
- a CDS encoding ImmA/IrrE family metallo-endopeptidase; the protein is MEEKDFKNWLISFIEENQINQNNTFSYRNKDGSNRKISVEQILDYVDNTDNEDIKLKFKESLEKGKEADNILGYMYNASRRFPIEEKVEVREKAEAKTDSWFKKNERIKELTTKAFERLEARMKDPVTAKAAVKTYNEFISQFKNLYNYSFNNNQLIFGQMQGRNMPYTGVIKSEKDWNSLNVEVDKNSKPLMIYVPLKSPVWETETITDENGKPKVIVKLDDDGKKIQKKDEDGKPQYTTSFRLSGKVFDVSQTDAFEKGYKKAINEDIDYIKTIDYTKSKLNIIANEISSAINVTINFQPIKEAQLGYYTYSGGEHKIFVDSSLSVEKQLSVLLHELGHRIIHKVDVDKRVYEDKETPKSLGRKEAEAESFAYVVGQQFGIDTPSGEYILPYIQGTDIKLKDIFEDVFKAVKHFNDRVQMKPMITSFIKYDNDIDNMKKLLDEYKEIDNSAIEDIKEEMKQKDNKENKQNDTKKTENKNKNRQR